A single window of Salvia splendens isolate huo1 chromosome 8, SspV2, whole genome shotgun sequence DNA harbors:
- the LOC121744924 gene encoding methylsterol monooxygenase 1-1-like, giving the protein MLPYATIHEAEAALGRSLSTAETLWFNYSATKSDYILYCHNIIFLFLIFSLFPFYYLFLEFFFTNSVAPFKIQPKVNLSFSDTLRCYKSVMRMFFLVVGPLQLVSYPSILMIGIRTGLPLPSLWEIALQLGVYFLVEDYTNYWVHRFLHCKWGYEKIHKVHHEYTAPIGFAAPYAHWAEILILGIPSFLGPAMVPGHMITFWLWIALRQIEAIETHSGYDFPWTPTKYIPFYGGPDYHDYHHYVGGQSQSNFASVFTYCDYIYGTDKGYRYQKKVLLQLREGVKTKNGQNGLLHDQYAQSHKED; this is encoded by the exons ATGTTGCCTTACGCCACCATCCACGAGGCCGAGGCCGCCCTCGGAAGATCCCTCTCTACCGCCGAGACCCTCTGGTTTAATTACTCCGCCACCAAGTCCGACTACATCCTCTACTGCCACAACatcatcttcctcttcctcatcttTTCTCTCTTCCCCTTCTACTACCTCTTCCTCGAATTCTTCTTCACCAATTCCGTCGCCCCTTTTAAAATTCAGCCCAAAGTCAACCTCTCCTTCTCCGACACTCTCCGCTGCTACAAATCAGTCATGCGCATGTTCTTCCTCGTCGTCGGCCCGCTCCAACTCGTCTCCTATCCCTCCATTCTG ATGATAGGAATAAGAACCGGATTGCCACTGCCTTCATTGTGGGAAATTGCATTGCAATTGGGGGTTTATTTCCTTGTGGAGGACTACACAAACTATTGGGTCCATAGGTTTCTGCATTGCAAGTGGGGGTATGAGAAAATCCACAAGGTGCATCATGAATACACTGCTCCGATTGGATTTGCTGCGCCGTATGCTCACTGGGCCGAGATATTGATCCTCGGGATCCCGTCTTTTCTGGGGCCCGCAATGGTCCCCGGGCATATGATTACATTCTGGTTATGGATTGCTTTGAGGCAGATTGAGGCTATTGAGACTCACAGTGG GTATGACTTCCCTTGGACTCCGACAAAGTATATTCCATTTTACGGTGGCCCAGATTACCATGATTACCATCACTACGTTGGTGGGCAGAGCCAAAGTAACTTTGCATCAGTATTCACCTATTGCGATTATATCTATGGCACTGATAAG GGATATCGCTACCAAAAGAAAGTTCTTCTACAG CTACGTGAGGGGGTTAAAACAAAGAACGGGCAGAATGGACTTTTGCACGACCAATATGCACAAAGCCATAAAGAGGACTAG